One window of the Salvelinus fontinalis isolate EN_2023a chromosome 2, ASM2944872v1, whole genome shotgun sequence genome contains the following:
- the LOC129830864 gene encoding ELAV-like protein 3 isoform X3 yields MSRMVTQIISTMETQVSNGPSGTSLPNGPVISTNGATDDSKTNLIVNYLPQNMTQEEFKSLFGSIGEIESCKLVRDKITGIHDASAGQSLGYGFVNYVDPNDADKAINTLNGLKLQTKTIKVSYARPSSASIRDANLYVSGLPKTMTQKDMEQLFSQYGRIITSRILVDQVTGISRGVGFIRFDKRNEAEEAIKGLNGQKPLGAAEPITVKFANNPSQKTGQALLTQLYQTAARRYTGPLHHQTQRFSLIPPFGKGPDPNNSTKPILDNLLNASYGVKSSPSLLPRFSPITIDSMTSLAGVNLTGPTGAGWCIFVYNLSPEADESVLWQLFGPFGAVTNVKVIRDFTTNKCKGFGFVTMTNYDEAAMAIASLNGYRLGDRVLQVSFKTSKQHKA; encoded by the exons ATGTCAAGAATGGTTACT CAGATAATCAGCACCATGGAAACCCAGGTGTCCAACGGTCCGAGCGGAACCAGCCTCCCTAACGGGCCAGTCATCAGCACCAACGGTGCCACAGACGACAGCAAGACCAACCTAATCGTCAACTATCTGCCTCAGAACATGACCCAGGAGGAATTCAAGAGCCTGTTCGGTAGCATCGGAGAGATTGAATCCTGCAAACTGGTCCGAGACAAGATTACAGGTATTCATGATGCTTCAGCAG GCCAGAGTTTGGGCTATGGGTTCGTAAACTATGTGGATCCCAATGACGCAGACAAGGCCATCAACACACTCAACGGTCTCAAACTGCAGACCAAAACAATTAAG GTATCGTACGCCCGTCCCAGCTCAGCATCTATCCGTGATGCTAACCTGTATGTGAGCGGTCTGCCTAAGACCATGACCCAGAAGGACATGGAGCAGCTGTTCTCCCAGTACGGACGCATCATCACTTCCCGCATCCTGGTGGACCAGGTTACAG GTATATCGCGAGGAGTGGGCTTCATCCGGTTTGACAAGCGGAACGAGGCGGAAGAGGCCATCAAGGGCCTGAACGGCCAGAAGCCCCTGGGCGCAGCCGAACCCATCACGGTGAAGTTCGCCAACAACCCCAGCCAGAAGACGGGCCAGGCTCTGCTCACCCAGCTGTACCAGACCGCTGCACGCCGCTACACTGGCCCTCTGCACCACCAGACTCAGCGCTTCAG CCTCATCCCTCCATTTGGAAAGGGACCAGATCCAAATAACAGCACAAAACCAAT ACTCGACAATTTACTAAACGCCAGCTACGGAGTCAAGAG ttctccctctctccttcctaggTTCTCCCCCATTACCATCGACAGCATGACCAGCCTGGCGGGAGTGAACCTGACCGGGCCCACCGGAGCCGGCTGGTGCATCTTCGTCTACAACCTATCGCCCGAGGCTGACGAAAGCGTCCTGTGGCAGCTGTTCGGGCCCTTCGGTGCCGTCACAAACGTCAAGGTCATCCGTGACTTCACCACCAACAAATGTAAGGGCTTCGGCTTCGTCACCATGACCAACTACGACGAGGCAGCCATGGCCATCGCTAGTCTCAACGGCTACCGCTTGGGAGACCGCGTGCTGCAGGTCTCCTTCAAGACCAGCAAGCAACACaaggcctga
- the LOC129830864 gene encoding ELAV-like protein 3 isoform X14 — MSRMVTQIISTMETQVSNGPSGTSLPNGPVISTNGATDDSKTNLIVNYLPQNMTQEEFKSLFGSIGEIESCKLVRDKITGQSLGYGFVNYVDPNDADKAINTLNGLKLQTKTIKVSYARPSSASIRDANLYVSGLPKTMTQKDMEQLFSQYGRIITSRILVDQVTGISRGVGFIRFDKRNEAEEAIKGLNGQKPLGAAEPITVKFANNPSQKTGQALLTQLYQTAARRYTGPLHHQTQRFSLIPPFGKGPDPNNSTKPILDNLLNASYGVKRFSPITIDSMTSLAGVNLTGPTGAGWCIFVYNLSPEADESVLWQLFGPFGAVTNVKVIRDFTTNKCKGFGFVTMTNYDEAAMAIASLNGYRLGDRVLQVSFKTSKQHKA; from the exons ATGTCAAGAATGGTTACT CAGATAATCAGCACCATGGAAACCCAGGTGTCCAACGGTCCGAGCGGAACCAGCCTCCCTAACGGGCCAGTCATCAGCACCAACGGTGCCACAGACGACAGCAAGACCAACCTAATCGTCAACTATCTGCCTCAGAACATGACCCAGGAGGAATTCAAGAGCCTGTTCGGTAGCATCGGAGAGATTGAATCCTGCAAACTGGTCCGAGACAAGATTACAG GCCAGAGTTTGGGCTATGGGTTCGTAAACTATGTGGATCCCAATGACGCAGACAAGGCCATCAACACACTCAACGGTCTCAAACTGCAGACCAAAACAATTAAG GTATCGTACGCCCGTCCCAGCTCAGCATCTATCCGTGATGCTAACCTGTATGTGAGCGGTCTGCCTAAGACCATGACCCAGAAGGACATGGAGCAGCTGTTCTCCCAGTACGGACGCATCATCACTTCCCGCATCCTGGTGGACCAGGTTACAG GTATATCGCGAGGAGTGGGCTTCATCCGGTTTGACAAGCGGAACGAGGCGGAAGAGGCCATCAAGGGCCTGAACGGCCAGAAGCCCCTGGGCGCAGCCGAACCCATCACGGTGAAGTTCGCCAACAACCCCAGCCAGAAGACGGGCCAGGCTCTGCTCACCCAGCTGTACCAGACCGCTGCACGCCGCTACACTGGCCCTCTGCACCACCAGACTCAGCGCTTCAG CCTCATCCCTCCATTTGGAAAGGGACCAGATCCAAATAACAGCACAAAACCAAT ACTCGACAATTTACTAAACGCCAGCTACGGAGTCAAGAG gTTCTCCCCCATTACCATCGACAGCATGACCAGCCTGGCGGGAGTGAACCTGACCGGGCCCACCGGAGCCGGCTGGTGCATCTTCGTCTACAACCTATCGCCCGAGGCTGACGAAAGCGTCCTGTGGCAGCTGTTCGGGCCCTTCGGTGCCGTCACAAACGTCAAGGTCATCCGTGACTTCACCACCAACAAATGTAAGGGCTTCGGCTTCGTCACCATGACCAACTACGACGAGGCAGCCATGGCCATCGCTAGTCTCAACGGCTACCGCTTGGGAGACCGCGTGCTGCAGGTCTCCTTCAAGACCAGCAAGCAACACaaggcctga
- the LOC129830864 gene encoding ELAV-like protein 3 isoform X9, producing the protein MSRMVTQIISTMETQVSNGPSGTSLPNGPVISTNGATDDSKTNLIVNYLPQNMTQEEFKSLFGSIGEIESCKLVRDKITGIHDASAGQSLGYGFVNYVDPNDADKAINTLNGLKLQTKTIKVSYARPSSASIRDANLYVSGLPKTMTQKDMEQLFSQYGRIITSRILVDQVTAGISRGVGFIRFDKRNEAEEAIKGLNGQKPLGAAEPITVKFANNPSQKTGQALLTQLYQTAARRYTGPLHHQTQRFRFSPITIDSMTSLAGVNLTGPTGAGWCIFVYNLSPEADESVLWQLFGPFGAVTNVKVIRDFTTNKCKGFGFVTMTNYDEAAMAIASLNGYRLGDRVLQVSFKTSKQHKA; encoded by the exons ATGTCAAGAATGGTTACT CAGATAATCAGCACCATGGAAACCCAGGTGTCCAACGGTCCGAGCGGAACCAGCCTCCCTAACGGGCCAGTCATCAGCACCAACGGTGCCACAGACGACAGCAAGACCAACCTAATCGTCAACTATCTGCCTCAGAACATGACCCAGGAGGAATTCAAGAGCCTGTTCGGTAGCATCGGAGAGATTGAATCCTGCAAACTGGTCCGAGACAAGATTACAGGTATTCATGATGCTTCAGCAG GCCAGAGTTTGGGCTATGGGTTCGTAAACTATGTGGATCCCAATGACGCAGACAAGGCCATCAACACACTCAACGGTCTCAAACTGCAGACCAAAACAATTAAG GTATCGTACGCCCGTCCCAGCTCAGCATCTATCCGTGATGCTAACCTGTATGTGAGCGGTCTGCCTAAGACCATGACCCAGAAGGACATGGAGCAGCTGTTCTCCCAGTACGGACGCATCATCACTTCCCGCATCCTGGTGGACCAGGTTACAG CAGGTATATCGCGAGGAGTGGGCTTCATCCGGTTTGACAAGCGGAACGAGGCGGAAGAGGCCATCAAGGGCCTGAACGGCCAGAAGCCCCTGGGCGCAGCCGAACCCATCACGGTGAAGTTCGCCAACAACCCCAGCCAGAAGACGGGCCAGGCTCTGCTCACCCAGCTGTACCAGACCGCTGCACGCCGCTACACTGGCCCTCTGCACCACCAGACTCAGCGCTTCAG gTTCTCCCCCATTACCATCGACAGCATGACCAGCCTGGCGGGAGTGAACCTGACCGGGCCCACCGGAGCCGGCTGGTGCATCTTCGTCTACAACCTATCGCCCGAGGCTGACGAAAGCGTCCTGTGGCAGCTGTTCGGGCCCTTCGGTGCCGTCACAAACGTCAAGGTCATCCGTGACTTCACCACCAACAAATGTAAGGGCTTCGGCTTCGTCACCATGACCAACTACGACGAGGCAGCCATGGCCATCGCTAGTCTCAACGGCTACCGCTTGGGAGACCGCGTGCTGCAGGTCTCCTTCAAGACCAGCAAGCAACACaaggcctga
- the LOC129830864 gene encoding ELAV-like protein 3 isoform X5, with protein MSRMVTQIISTMETQVSNGPSGTSLPNGPVISTNGATDDSKTNLIVNYLPQNMTQEEFKSLFGSIGEIESCKLVRDKITGIHDASAGQSLGYGFVNYVDPNDADKAINTLNGLKLQTKTIKVSYARPSSASIRDANLYVSGLPKTMTQKDMEQLFSQYGRIITSRILVDQVTAGISRGVGFIRFDKRNEAEEAIKGLNGQKPLGAAEPITVKFANNPSQKTGQALLTQLYQTAARRYTGPLHHQTQRFSLIPPFGKGPDPNNSTKPILDNLLNASYGVKRFSPITIDSMTSLAGVNLTGPTGAGWCIFVYNLSPEADESVLWQLFGPFGAVTNVKVIRDFTTNKCKGFGFVTMTNYDEAAMAIASLNGYRLGDRVLQVSFKTSKQHKA; from the exons ATGTCAAGAATGGTTACT CAGATAATCAGCACCATGGAAACCCAGGTGTCCAACGGTCCGAGCGGAACCAGCCTCCCTAACGGGCCAGTCATCAGCACCAACGGTGCCACAGACGACAGCAAGACCAACCTAATCGTCAACTATCTGCCTCAGAACATGACCCAGGAGGAATTCAAGAGCCTGTTCGGTAGCATCGGAGAGATTGAATCCTGCAAACTGGTCCGAGACAAGATTACAGGTATTCATGATGCTTCAGCAG GCCAGAGTTTGGGCTATGGGTTCGTAAACTATGTGGATCCCAATGACGCAGACAAGGCCATCAACACACTCAACGGTCTCAAACTGCAGACCAAAACAATTAAG GTATCGTACGCCCGTCCCAGCTCAGCATCTATCCGTGATGCTAACCTGTATGTGAGCGGTCTGCCTAAGACCATGACCCAGAAGGACATGGAGCAGCTGTTCTCCCAGTACGGACGCATCATCACTTCCCGCATCCTGGTGGACCAGGTTACAG CAGGTATATCGCGAGGAGTGGGCTTCATCCGGTTTGACAAGCGGAACGAGGCGGAAGAGGCCATCAAGGGCCTGAACGGCCAGAAGCCCCTGGGCGCAGCCGAACCCATCACGGTGAAGTTCGCCAACAACCCCAGCCAGAAGACGGGCCAGGCTCTGCTCACCCAGCTGTACCAGACCGCTGCACGCCGCTACACTGGCCCTCTGCACCACCAGACTCAGCGCTTCAG CCTCATCCCTCCATTTGGAAAGGGACCAGATCCAAATAACAGCACAAAACCAAT ACTCGACAATTTACTAAACGCCAGCTACGGAGTCAAGAG gTTCTCCCCCATTACCATCGACAGCATGACCAGCCTGGCGGGAGTGAACCTGACCGGGCCCACCGGAGCCGGCTGGTGCATCTTCGTCTACAACCTATCGCCCGAGGCTGACGAAAGCGTCCTGTGGCAGCTGTTCGGGCCCTTCGGTGCCGTCACAAACGTCAAGGTCATCCGTGACTTCACCACCAACAAATGTAAGGGCTTCGGCTTCGTCACCATGACCAACTACGACGAGGCAGCCATGGCCATCGCTAGTCTCAACGGCTACCGCTTGGGAGACCGCGTGCTGCAGGTCTCCTTCAAGACCAGCAAGCAACACaaggcctga
- the LOC129830864 gene encoding ELAV-like protein 3 isoform X7: protein MSRMVTQIISTMETQVSNGPSGTSLPNGPVISTNGATDDSKTNLIVNYLPQNMTQEEFKSLFGSIGEIESCKLVRDKITGQSLGYGFVNYVDPNDADKAINTLNGLKLQTKTIKVSYARPSSASIRDANLYVSGLPKTMTQKDMEQLFSQYGRIITSRILVDQVTGISRGVGFIRFDKRNEAEEAIKGLNGQKPLGAAEPITVKFANNPSQKTGQALLTQLYQTAARRYTGPLHHQTQRFSLIPPFGKGPDPNNSTKPILDNLLNASYGVKSSPSLLPRFSPITIDSMTSLAGVNLTGPTGAGWCIFVYNLSPEADESVLWQLFGPFGAVTNVKVIRDFTTNKCKGFGFVTMTNYDEAAMAIASLNGYRLGDRVLQVSFKTSKQHKA, encoded by the exons ATGTCAAGAATGGTTACT CAGATAATCAGCACCATGGAAACCCAGGTGTCCAACGGTCCGAGCGGAACCAGCCTCCCTAACGGGCCAGTCATCAGCACCAACGGTGCCACAGACGACAGCAAGACCAACCTAATCGTCAACTATCTGCCTCAGAACATGACCCAGGAGGAATTCAAGAGCCTGTTCGGTAGCATCGGAGAGATTGAATCCTGCAAACTGGTCCGAGACAAGATTACAG GCCAGAGTTTGGGCTATGGGTTCGTAAACTATGTGGATCCCAATGACGCAGACAAGGCCATCAACACACTCAACGGTCTCAAACTGCAGACCAAAACAATTAAG GTATCGTACGCCCGTCCCAGCTCAGCATCTATCCGTGATGCTAACCTGTATGTGAGCGGTCTGCCTAAGACCATGACCCAGAAGGACATGGAGCAGCTGTTCTCCCAGTACGGACGCATCATCACTTCCCGCATCCTGGTGGACCAGGTTACAG GTATATCGCGAGGAGTGGGCTTCATCCGGTTTGACAAGCGGAACGAGGCGGAAGAGGCCATCAAGGGCCTGAACGGCCAGAAGCCCCTGGGCGCAGCCGAACCCATCACGGTGAAGTTCGCCAACAACCCCAGCCAGAAGACGGGCCAGGCTCTGCTCACCCAGCTGTACCAGACCGCTGCACGCCGCTACACTGGCCCTCTGCACCACCAGACTCAGCGCTTCAG CCTCATCCCTCCATTTGGAAAGGGACCAGATCCAAATAACAGCACAAAACCAAT ACTCGACAATTTACTAAACGCCAGCTACGGAGTCAAGAG ttctccctctctccttcctaggTTCTCCCCCATTACCATCGACAGCATGACCAGCCTGGCGGGAGTGAACCTGACCGGGCCCACCGGAGCCGGCTGGTGCATCTTCGTCTACAACCTATCGCCCGAGGCTGACGAAAGCGTCCTGTGGCAGCTGTTCGGGCCCTTCGGTGCCGTCACAAACGTCAAGGTCATCCGTGACTTCACCACCAACAAATGTAAGGGCTTCGGCTTCGTCACCATGACCAACTACGACGAGGCAGCCATGGCCATCGCTAGTCTCAACGGCTACCGCTTGGGAGACCGCGTGCTGCAGGTCTCCTTCAAGACCAGCAAGCAACACaaggcctga
- the LOC129830864 gene encoding ELAV-like protein 3 isoform X10 encodes MSRMVTQIISTMETQVSNGPSGTSLPNGPVISTNGATDDSKTNLIVNYLPQNMTQEEFKSLFGSIGEIESCKLVRDKITGIHDASAGQSLGYGFVNYVDPNDADKAINTLNGLKLQTKTIKVSYARPSSASIRDANLYVSGLPKTMTQKDMEQLFSQYGRIITSRILVDQVTGISRGVGFIRFDKRNEAEEAIKGLNGQKPLGAAEPITVKFANNPSQKTGQALLTQLYQTAARRYTGPLHHQTQRFRFSPITIDSMTSLAGVNLTGPTGAGWCIFVYNLSPEADESVLWQLFGPFGAVTNVKVIRDFTTNKCKGFGFVTMTNYDEAAMAIASLNGYRLGDRVLQVSFKTSKQHKA; translated from the exons ATGTCAAGAATGGTTACT CAGATAATCAGCACCATGGAAACCCAGGTGTCCAACGGTCCGAGCGGAACCAGCCTCCCTAACGGGCCAGTCATCAGCACCAACGGTGCCACAGACGACAGCAAGACCAACCTAATCGTCAACTATCTGCCTCAGAACATGACCCAGGAGGAATTCAAGAGCCTGTTCGGTAGCATCGGAGAGATTGAATCCTGCAAACTGGTCCGAGACAAGATTACAGGTATTCATGATGCTTCAGCAG GCCAGAGTTTGGGCTATGGGTTCGTAAACTATGTGGATCCCAATGACGCAGACAAGGCCATCAACACACTCAACGGTCTCAAACTGCAGACCAAAACAATTAAG GTATCGTACGCCCGTCCCAGCTCAGCATCTATCCGTGATGCTAACCTGTATGTGAGCGGTCTGCCTAAGACCATGACCCAGAAGGACATGGAGCAGCTGTTCTCCCAGTACGGACGCATCATCACTTCCCGCATCCTGGTGGACCAGGTTACAG GTATATCGCGAGGAGTGGGCTTCATCCGGTTTGACAAGCGGAACGAGGCGGAAGAGGCCATCAAGGGCCTGAACGGCCAGAAGCCCCTGGGCGCAGCCGAACCCATCACGGTGAAGTTCGCCAACAACCCCAGCCAGAAGACGGGCCAGGCTCTGCTCACCCAGCTGTACCAGACCGCTGCACGCCGCTACACTGGCCCTCTGCACCACCAGACTCAGCGCTTCAG gTTCTCCCCCATTACCATCGACAGCATGACCAGCCTGGCGGGAGTGAACCTGACCGGGCCCACCGGAGCCGGCTGGTGCATCTTCGTCTACAACCTATCGCCCGAGGCTGACGAAAGCGTCCTGTGGCAGCTGTTCGGGCCCTTCGGTGCCGTCACAAACGTCAAGGTCATCCGTGACTTCACCACCAACAAATGTAAGGGCTTCGGCTTCGTCACCATGACCAACTACGACGAGGCAGCCATGGCCATCGCTAGTCTCAACGGCTACCGCTTGGGAGACCGCGTGCTGCAGGTCTCCTTCAAGACCAGCAAGCAACACaaggcctga
- the LOC129830864 gene encoding ELAV-like protein 3 isoform X1: MSRMVTQIISTMETQVSNGPSGTSLPNGPVISTNGATDDSKTNLIVNYLPQNMTQEEFKSLFGSIGEIESCKLVRDKITGIHDASAGQSLGYGFVNYVDPNDADKAINTLNGLKLQTKTIKVSYARPSSASIRDANLYVSGLPKTMTQKDMEQLFSQYGRIITSRILVDQVTAGISRGVGFIRFDKRNEAEEAIKGLNGQKPLGAAEPITVKFANNPSQKTGQALLTQLYQTAARRYTGPLHHQTQRFSLIPPFGKGPDPNNSTKPILDNLLNASYGVKSSPSLLPRFSPITIDSMTSLAGVNLTGPTGAGWCIFVYNLSPEADESVLWQLFGPFGAVTNVKVIRDFTTNKCKGFGFVTMTNYDEAAMAIASLNGYRLGDRVLQVSFKTSKQHKA, translated from the exons ATGTCAAGAATGGTTACT CAGATAATCAGCACCATGGAAACCCAGGTGTCCAACGGTCCGAGCGGAACCAGCCTCCCTAACGGGCCAGTCATCAGCACCAACGGTGCCACAGACGACAGCAAGACCAACCTAATCGTCAACTATCTGCCTCAGAACATGACCCAGGAGGAATTCAAGAGCCTGTTCGGTAGCATCGGAGAGATTGAATCCTGCAAACTGGTCCGAGACAAGATTACAGGTATTCATGATGCTTCAGCAG GCCAGAGTTTGGGCTATGGGTTCGTAAACTATGTGGATCCCAATGACGCAGACAAGGCCATCAACACACTCAACGGTCTCAAACTGCAGACCAAAACAATTAAG GTATCGTACGCCCGTCCCAGCTCAGCATCTATCCGTGATGCTAACCTGTATGTGAGCGGTCTGCCTAAGACCATGACCCAGAAGGACATGGAGCAGCTGTTCTCCCAGTACGGACGCATCATCACTTCCCGCATCCTGGTGGACCAGGTTACAG CAGGTATATCGCGAGGAGTGGGCTTCATCCGGTTTGACAAGCGGAACGAGGCGGAAGAGGCCATCAAGGGCCTGAACGGCCAGAAGCCCCTGGGCGCAGCCGAACCCATCACGGTGAAGTTCGCCAACAACCCCAGCCAGAAGACGGGCCAGGCTCTGCTCACCCAGCTGTACCAGACCGCTGCACGCCGCTACACTGGCCCTCTGCACCACCAGACTCAGCGCTTCAG CCTCATCCCTCCATTTGGAAAGGGACCAGATCCAAATAACAGCACAAAACCAAT ACTCGACAATTTACTAAACGCCAGCTACGGAGTCAAGAG ttctccctctctccttcctaggTTCTCCCCCATTACCATCGACAGCATGACCAGCCTGGCGGGAGTGAACCTGACCGGGCCCACCGGAGCCGGCTGGTGCATCTTCGTCTACAACCTATCGCCCGAGGCTGACGAAAGCGTCCTGTGGCAGCTGTTCGGGCCCTTCGGTGCCGTCACAAACGTCAAGGTCATCCGTGACTTCACCACCAACAAATGTAAGGGCTTCGGCTTCGTCACCATGACCAACTACGACGAGGCAGCCATGGCCATCGCTAGTCTCAACGGCTACCGCTTGGGAGACCGCGTGCTGCAGGTCTCCTTCAAGACCAGCAAGCAACACaaggcctga
- the LOC129830864 gene encoding ELAV-like protein 3 isoform X2: MSRMVTIISTMETQVSNGPSGTSLPNGPVISTNGATDDSKTNLIVNYLPQNMTQEEFKSLFGSIGEIESCKLVRDKITGIHDASAGQSLGYGFVNYVDPNDADKAINTLNGLKLQTKTIKVSYARPSSASIRDANLYVSGLPKTMTQKDMEQLFSQYGRIITSRILVDQVTAGISRGVGFIRFDKRNEAEEAIKGLNGQKPLGAAEPITVKFANNPSQKTGQALLTQLYQTAARRYTGPLHHQTQRFSLIPPFGKGPDPNNSTKPILDNLLNASYGVKSSPSLLPRFSPITIDSMTSLAGVNLTGPTGAGWCIFVYNLSPEADESVLWQLFGPFGAVTNVKVIRDFTTNKCKGFGFVTMTNYDEAAMAIASLNGYRLGDRVLQVSFKTSKQHKA, from the exons ATGTCAAGAATGGTTACT ATAATCAGCACCATGGAAACCCAGGTGTCCAACGGTCCGAGCGGAACCAGCCTCCCTAACGGGCCAGTCATCAGCACCAACGGTGCCACAGACGACAGCAAGACCAACCTAATCGTCAACTATCTGCCTCAGAACATGACCCAGGAGGAATTCAAGAGCCTGTTCGGTAGCATCGGAGAGATTGAATCCTGCAAACTGGTCCGAGACAAGATTACAGGTATTCATGATGCTTCAGCAG GCCAGAGTTTGGGCTATGGGTTCGTAAACTATGTGGATCCCAATGACGCAGACAAGGCCATCAACACACTCAACGGTCTCAAACTGCAGACCAAAACAATTAAG GTATCGTACGCCCGTCCCAGCTCAGCATCTATCCGTGATGCTAACCTGTATGTGAGCGGTCTGCCTAAGACCATGACCCAGAAGGACATGGAGCAGCTGTTCTCCCAGTACGGACGCATCATCACTTCCCGCATCCTGGTGGACCAGGTTACAG CAGGTATATCGCGAGGAGTGGGCTTCATCCGGTTTGACAAGCGGAACGAGGCGGAAGAGGCCATCAAGGGCCTGAACGGCCAGAAGCCCCTGGGCGCAGCCGAACCCATCACGGTGAAGTTCGCCAACAACCCCAGCCAGAAGACGGGCCAGGCTCTGCTCACCCAGCTGTACCAGACCGCTGCACGCCGCTACACTGGCCCTCTGCACCACCAGACTCAGCGCTTCAG CCTCATCCCTCCATTTGGAAAGGGACCAGATCCAAATAACAGCACAAAACCAAT ACTCGACAATTTACTAAACGCCAGCTACGGAGTCAAGAG ttctccctctctccttcctaggTTCTCCCCCATTACCATCGACAGCATGACCAGCCTGGCGGGAGTGAACCTGACCGGGCCCACCGGAGCCGGCTGGTGCATCTTCGTCTACAACCTATCGCCCGAGGCTGACGAAAGCGTCCTGTGGCAGCTGTTCGGGCCCTTCGGTGCCGTCACAAACGTCAAGGTCATCCGTGACTTCACCACCAACAAATGTAAGGGCTTCGGCTTCGTCACCATGACCAACTACGACGAGGCAGCCATGGCCATCGCTAGTCTCAACGGCTACCGCTTGGGAGACCGCGTGCTGCAGGTCTCCTTCAAGACCAGCAAGCAACACaaggcctga
- the LOC129830864 gene encoding ELAV-like protein 3 isoform X11, translating to MSRMVTQIISTMETQVSNGPSGTSLPNGPVISTNGATDDSKTNLIVNYLPQNMTQEEFKSLFGSIGEIESCKLVRDKITGQSLGYGFVNYVDPNDADKAINTLNGLKLQTKTIKVSYARPSSASIRDANLYVSGLPKTMTQKDMEQLFSQYGRIITSRILVDQVTGISRGVGFIRFDKRNEAEEAIKGLNGQKPLGAAEPITVKFANNPSQKTGQALLTQLYQTAARRYTGPLHHQTQRFRFSPITIDSMTSLAGVNLTGPTGAGWCIFVYNLSPEADESVLWQLFGPFGAVTNVKVIRDFTTNKCKGFGFVTMTNYDEAAMAIASLNGYRLGDRVLQVSFKTSKQHKA from the exons ATGTCAAGAATGGTTACT CAGATAATCAGCACCATGGAAACCCAGGTGTCCAACGGTCCGAGCGGAACCAGCCTCCCTAACGGGCCAGTCATCAGCACCAACGGTGCCACAGACGACAGCAAGACCAACCTAATCGTCAACTATCTGCCTCAGAACATGACCCAGGAGGAATTCAAGAGCCTGTTCGGTAGCATCGGAGAGATTGAATCCTGCAAACTGGTCCGAGACAAGATTACAG GCCAGAGTTTGGGCTATGGGTTCGTAAACTATGTGGATCCCAATGACGCAGACAAGGCCATCAACACACTCAACGGTCTCAAACTGCAGACCAAAACAATTAAG GTATCGTACGCCCGTCCCAGCTCAGCATCTATCCGTGATGCTAACCTGTATGTGAGCGGTCTGCCTAAGACCATGACCCAGAAGGACATGGAGCAGCTGTTCTCCCAGTACGGACGCATCATCACTTCCCGCATCCTGGTGGACCAGGTTACAG GTATATCGCGAGGAGTGGGCTTCATCCGGTTTGACAAGCGGAACGAGGCGGAAGAGGCCATCAAGGGCCTGAACGGCCAGAAGCCCCTGGGCGCAGCCGAACCCATCACGGTGAAGTTCGCCAACAACCCCAGCCAGAAGACGGGCCAGGCTCTGCTCACCCAGCTGTACCAGACCGCTGCACGCCGCTACACTGGCCCTCTGCACCACCAGACTCAGCGCTTCAG gTTCTCCCCCATTACCATCGACAGCATGACCAGCCTGGCGGGAGTGAACCTGACCGGGCCCACCGGAGCCGGCTGGTGCATCTTCGTCTACAACCTATCGCCCGAGGCTGACGAAAGCGTCCTGTGGCAGCTGTTCGGGCCCTTCGGTGCCGTCACAAACGTCAAGGTCATCCGTGACTTCACCACCAACAAATGTAAGGGCTTCGGCTTCGTCACCATGACCAACTACGACGAGGCAGCCATGGCCATCGCTAGTCTCAACGGCTACCGCTTGGGAGACCGCGTGCTGCAGGTCTCCTTCAAGACCAGCAAGCAACACaaggcctga